Proteins co-encoded in one Brassica rapa cultivar Chiifu-401-42 chromosome A02, CAAS_Brap_v3.01, whole genome shotgun sequence genomic window:
- the LOC103853751 gene encoding lysine-specific demethylase JMJ706 isoform X3, translated as MRSDSVNETVDFSTMARSGGDALRPSLASRGIRLRVTSSGAGPTAKGAFLKEKVDKFETDDLKWTERVSECPVYRPTKDEFEDPLTYLQKIFPEASKYGICKIVSPLTATVPAGAVLMKEKSNFKFTTRVQPLRLAEWDSDDKVTFFMSGRNYTFRDYEKMANKVFARRYCSGGSLPDSFLEKEFWKEILCGKTESVEYACDVDGSAFSSAHGDPLGSSNWNLNKVSRLPKSILRLLETSIPGVTEPMLYIGMLFSMFAWHVEDHYLYSINYQHCGASKTWYGVPGSAALKFEKVVRECVYNDDILSTCGEDGAFDVLLGKTTIFPPKILLDHDVPVYKAVQKPGEFVVTFPRAYHAGFSHGFNCGEAVNFAMSDWFPFGAIASCRYAHLNRLPLLPHEELICKEAMLLNSSSKPESLDFTPTELSGQRNIKTAFVHLIRFLHLARWSLMKSGLCTGLVSNTYGTIVCSMCKRDCYLAFINCHCYSHPLCLRHDVKKLDLPCGTTRTLFLRDNIEALEAAAEKFEKEDGISDMITTDEELYTYPSSITLAAAKEDGYSLYSTIYFDFNTKLEMTSGNPVMSYEASAPCISSVTDDYQVNRRAPNCSSSSDSKILEEVASSSNKKTRFFTAVKDEPIVTDNESDGSDSESFRVKRRSFKLENRTVVLETRDSEHHQDLKRLKRPQNYHEGRCSASINSIIKQEEEVALVISNRKETDEQQSDVMMMKDESHFGGFKRLKVKGLIKP; from the exons ATGAGATCAGACTCTGTCAATGAAACAGTAGACTTCAGCACAATGGCTAGAAGTGGTGGTGATGCTTTGAGACCCTCTTTAGCGTCACGTGGAATTAGATTACGTGTAACTTCTAGTGGCGCAGGACCTACTGCTAAGGGTGCCTTTTTGAAGGAAAAAGTGGACAAGTTTGAGACGGATGATCTAAAATGGACCGAGAGGGTTTCAGAATGTCCTGTCTACAGACCAACAAAGGATGAGTTTGAAGATCCTTTGACTTATCTGCAGAAGATCTTCCCAGAAGCTTCAAAATATG GTATTTGCAAGATCGTATCTCCTTTGACAGCAACAGTTCCTGCAGGCGCTGTGTTGATGAAAGAGAAATCAAATTTTAAGTTCACTACCAGAGTGCAACCCCTTCGACTTGCTGAGTGGGATTCTGATGATAAAGTTACATTCTTCATGAGTGGGAG GAATTATACATTTCGCGATTATGAGAAAATGGCCAACAAGGTATTTGCACGTAGATATTGCAGTGGTGGCTCTCTGCCCGACTCATTCCTGGAGAAAGAATTCTGGAAGGAAATCTTGTGTGGCAAGACTGAATCAGTTGAGTATGCGTGTGATGTAGATGGTAGCGCATTTTCATCTGCACATGGTGACCCGTTAGGAAGCAGCAACTGGAACTTGAAT AAAGTTTCAAGGCTGCCGAAGTCTATCCTGCGCCTTCTTGAAACATCCATTCCG GGAGTCACTGAACCGATGCTTTACATCGGAATGCTATTTAGTATGTTTGCCTGGCATGTTGAGGACCATTATTTGTACAG CATCAATTATCAGCATTGTGGAGCATCGAAAACCTGGTATGGAGTTCCAGGATCTGCAGCTCTAAAATTTGAAAAGGTGGTCAGAGAGTGTGTGTACAATGATGATATTCTATCAACTTGTGGAGAGGATGGAGCCTTTGATGTGCTTCTAGGAAAGACTACTATATTCCCACCTAAGATTCTCTTGGATCATGATGTGCCGGTGTACAAGGCTGTACAGAAACCTGGAGAGTTCGTTGTTACATTCCCTAGGGCTTATCATGCTGGTTTCAGCCACG GTTTTAATTGTGGTGAGGCAGTGAACTTTGCAATGAGTGACTGGTTTCCTTTTGGAGCTATTGCTAGTTGCCGGTATGCTCACCTTAACAGATTGCCATTGCTTCCTCATGAAGAATTGATTTGTAAGGAAGCCATGCTGTTGAACTCAAGTTCCAAACCCGAGAGTTTGGACTTTACACCTACGGAGTTGTCAGGGCAAAGAAACATCAAGACTGCGTTTGTGCACCTGATTCGTTTTCTTCATCTGGCTCGATGGTCTCTAATGAAGTCAGGATTATGCACAGGCCTTGTTTCAAATACATATGGAACCATCGTATGTAGTATGTGTAAACGGGATTGCTACTTGGCGTTTATAAACTGCCATTGCTACTCACATCCCCTCTGTCTCCGTCATG ATGTTAAAAAGCTTGACCTTCCATGCGGGACAACACGTACTCTTTTCTTGAGGGATAACATTGAAGCCCTGGAAGCTGCTGCAGAGAAGTTTGAGAAAGAAGATGGAATTTCAGATATGATTACAACTGATGAAGAGTTATACACATATCCATCTTCAATCACACTTGCAGCTGCAAAAGAAGATGGATATTCACTGTATTCCACTATATACTTCGACTTCAATACCAAGTTAGAGATGACATCTGGAAATCCTGTCATGAGCTACGAAGCAAGTGCTCCTTGTATCTCCTCAGTTACTGATGATTAC cAGGTAAATAGACGAGCTCCTAACTGTAGTAGCAGTAGTGATTCTAAGATCTTGGAAGAAGTAGCAAGCAGCAGTAACAAGAAAACTCGGTTCTTCACTGCGGTTAAAGATGAACCCATAGTTACGGATAATGAAAGTGACGGTTCTGATTCTGAGAGCTTCAGAGTAAAACGCCGTTCATTTAAATTGGAAAACCGAACAGTTGTTCTGGAGACAAGAGACTCTGAACATCATCAG GATCTTAAAAGATTGAAGAGACCGCAGAACTACCATGAAGGAAGGTGTAGTGCTAGTATCAATAGTATTAttaagcaagaagaagaagtggcGTTAGTAATATCAAACAGAAAAGAAACGGATGAGCAGCAAAGTGACGTGATGATGATGAAGGATGAGAGTCATTTTGGAGGGTTTAAACGTTTGAAAGTGAAAGGGTTGATAAAGCCGTAA
- the LOC103853751 gene encoding lysine-specific demethylase JMJ706 isoform X2, with translation MAERRSCLSKEAKDGLEYLKRKRLQKMRSDSVNETVDFSTMARSGGDALRPSLASRGIRLRVTSSGAGPTAKGAFLKEKVDKFETDDLKWTERVSECPVYRPTKDEFEDPLTYLQKIFPEASKYGICKIVSPLTATVPAGAVLMKEKSNFKFTTRVQPLRLAEWDSDDKVTFFMSGRNYTFRDYEKMANKVFARRYCSGGSLPDSFLEKEFWKEILCGKTESVEYACDVDGSAFSSAHGDPLGSSNWNLNKVSRLPKSILRLLETSIPGVTEPMLYIGMLFSMFAWHVEDHYLYSINYQHCGASKTWYGVPGSAALKFEKVVRECVYNDDILSTCGEDGAFDVLLGKTTIFPPKILLDHDVPVYKAVQKPGEFVVTFPRAYHAGFSHGFNCGEAVNFAMSDWFPFGAIASCRYAHLNRLPLLPHEELICKEAMLLNSSSKPESLDFTPTELSGQRNIKTAFVHLIRFLHLARWSLMKSGLCTGLVSNTYGTIVCSMCKRDCYLAFINCHCYSHPLCLRHDVKKLDLPCGTTRTLFLRDNIEALEAAAEKFEKEDGISDMITTDEELYTYPSSITLAAAKEDGYSLYSTIYFDFNTKLEMTSGNPVMSYEASAPCISSVTDDYVNRRAPNCSSSSDSKILEEVASSSNKKTRFFTAVKDEPIVTDNESDGSDSESFRVKRRSFKLENRTVVLETRDSEHHQDLKRLKRPQNYHEGRCSASINSIIKQEEEVALVISNRKETDEQQSDVMMMKDESHFGGFKRLKVKGLIKP, from the exons ATG GCGGAAAGGAGGAGTTGCTTGTCCAAAGAGGCTAAAGATGGGTTAGAATATCTGAAACGTAAAAGGCTTCAGAAAATGAGATCAGACTCTGTCAATGAAACAGTAGACTTCAGCACAATGGCTAGAAGTGGTGGTGATGCTTTGAGACCCTCTTTAGCGTCACGTGGAATTAGATTACGTGTAACTTCTAGTGGCGCAGGACCTACTGCTAAGGGTGCCTTTTTGAAGGAAAAAGTGGACAAGTTTGAGACGGATGATCTAAAATGGACCGAGAGGGTTTCAGAATGTCCTGTCTACAGACCAACAAAGGATGAGTTTGAAGATCCTTTGACTTATCTGCAGAAGATCTTCCCAGAAGCTTCAAAATATG GTATTTGCAAGATCGTATCTCCTTTGACAGCAACAGTTCCTGCAGGCGCTGTGTTGATGAAAGAGAAATCAAATTTTAAGTTCACTACCAGAGTGCAACCCCTTCGACTTGCTGAGTGGGATTCTGATGATAAAGTTACATTCTTCATGAGTGGGAG GAATTATACATTTCGCGATTATGAGAAAATGGCCAACAAGGTATTTGCACGTAGATATTGCAGTGGTGGCTCTCTGCCCGACTCATTCCTGGAGAAAGAATTCTGGAAGGAAATCTTGTGTGGCAAGACTGAATCAGTTGAGTATGCGTGTGATGTAGATGGTAGCGCATTTTCATCTGCACATGGTGACCCGTTAGGAAGCAGCAACTGGAACTTGAAT AAAGTTTCAAGGCTGCCGAAGTCTATCCTGCGCCTTCTTGAAACATCCATTCCG GGAGTCACTGAACCGATGCTTTACATCGGAATGCTATTTAGTATGTTTGCCTGGCATGTTGAGGACCATTATTTGTACAG CATCAATTATCAGCATTGTGGAGCATCGAAAACCTGGTATGGAGTTCCAGGATCTGCAGCTCTAAAATTTGAAAAGGTGGTCAGAGAGTGTGTGTACAATGATGATATTCTATCAACTTGTGGAGAGGATGGAGCCTTTGATGTGCTTCTAGGAAAGACTACTATATTCCCACCTAAGATTCTCTTGGATCATGATGTGCCGGTGTACAAGGCTGTACAGAAACCTGGAGAGTTCGTTGTTACATTCCCTAGGGCTTATCATGCTGGTTTCAGCCACG GTTTTAATTGTGGTGAGGCAGTGAACTTTGCAATGAGTGACTGGTTTCCTTTTGGAGCTATTGCTAGTTGCCGGTATGCTCACCTTAACAGATTGCCATTGCTTCCTCATGAAGAATTGATTTGTAAGGAAGCCATGCTGTTGAACTCAAGTTCCAAACCCGAGAGTTTGGACTTTACACCTACGGAGTTGTCAGGGCAAAGAAACATCAAGACTGCGTTTGTGCACCTGATTCGTTTTCTTCATCTGGCTCGATGGTCTCTAATGAAGTCAGGATTATGCACAGGCCTTGTTTCAAATACATATGGAACCATCGTATGTAGTATGTGTAAACGGGATTGCTACTTGGCGTTTATAAACTGCCATTGCTACTCACATCCCCTCTGTCTCCGTCATG ATGTTAAAAAGCTTGACCTTCCATGCGGGACAACACGTACTCTTTTCTTGAGGGATAACATTGAAGCCCTGGAAGCTGCTGCAGAGAAGTTTGAGAAAGAAGATGGAATTTCAGATATGATTACAACTGATGAAGAGTTATACACATATCCATCTTCAATCACACTTGCAGCTGCAAAAGAAGATGGATATTCACTGTATTCCACTATATACTTCGACTTCAATACCAAGTTAGAGATGACATCTGGAAATCCTGTCATGAGCTACGAAGCAAGTGCTCCTTGTATCTCCTCAGTTACTGATGATTAC GTAAATAGACGAGCTCCTAACTGTAGTAGCAGTAGTGATTCTAAGATCTTGGAAGAAGTAGCAAGCAGCAGTAACAAGAAAACTCGGTTCTTCACTGCGGTTAAAGATGAACCCATAGTTACGGATAATGAAAGTGACGGTTCTGATTCTGAGAGCTTCAGAGTAAAACGCCGTTCATTTAAATTGGAAAACCGAACAGTTGTTCTGGAGACAAGAGACTCTGAACATCATCAG GATCTTAAAAGATTGAAGAGACCGCAGAACTACCATGAAGGAAGGTGTAGTGCTAGTATCAATAGTATTAttaagcaagaagaagaagtggcGTTAGTAATATCAAACAGAAAAGAAACGGATGAGCAGCAAAGTGACGTGATGATGATGAAGGATGAGAGTCATTTTGGAGGGTTTAAACGTTTGAAAGTGAAAGGGTTGATAAAGCCGTAA
- the LOC103853751 gene encoding lysine-specific demethylase JMJ706 isoform X1: MAERRSCLSKEAKDGLEYLKRKRLQKMRSDSVNETVDFSTMARSGGDALRPSLASRGIRLRVTSSGAGPTAKGAFLKEKVDKFETDDLKWTERVSECPVYRPTKDEFEDPLTYLQKIFPEASKYGICKIVSPLTATVPAGAVLMKEKSNFKFTTRVQPLRLAEWDSDDKVTFFMSGRNYTFRDYEKMANKVFARRYCSGGSLPDSFLEKEFWKEILCGKTESVEYACDVDGSAFSSAHGDPLGSSNWNLNKVSRLPKSILRLLETSIPGVTEPMLYIGMLFSMFAWHVEDHYLYSINYQHCGASKTWYGVPGSAALKFEKVVRECVYNDDILSTCGEDGAFDVLLGKTTIFPPKILLDHDVPVYKAVQKPGEFVVTFPRAYHAGFSHGFNCGEAVNFAMSDWFPFGAIASCRYAHLNRLPLLPHEELICKEAMLLNSSSKPESLDFTPTELSGQRNIKTAFVHLIRFLHLARWSLMKSGLCTGLVSNTYGTIVCSMCKRDCYLAFINCHCYSHPLCLRHDVKKLDLPCGTTRTLFLRDNIEALEAAAEKFEKEDGISDMITTDEELYTYPSSITLAAAKEDGYSLYSTIYFDFNTKLEMTSGNPVMSYEASAPCISSVTDDYQVNRRAPNCSSSSDSKILEEVASSSNKKTRFFTAVKDEPIVTDNESDGSDSESFRVKRRSFKLENRTVVLETRDSEHHQDLKRLKRPQNYHEGRCSASINSIIKQEEEVALVISNRKETDEQQSDVMMMKDESHFGGFKRLKVKGLIKP, from the exons ATG GCGGAAAGGAGGAGTTGCTTGTCCAAAGAGGCTAAAGATGGGTTAGAATATCTGAAACGTAAAAGGCTTCAGAAAATGAGATCAGACTCTGTCAATGAAACAGTAGACTTCAGCACAATGGCTAGAAGTGGTGGTGATGCTTTGAGACCCTCTTTAGCGTCACGTGGAATTAGATTACGTGTAACTTCTAGTGGCGCAGGACCTACTGCTAAGGGTGCCTTTTTGAAGGAAAAAGTGGACAAGTTTGAGACGGATGATCTAAAATGGACCGAGAGGGTTTCAGAATGTCCTGTCTACAGACCAACAAAGGATGAGTTTGAAGATCCTTTGACTTATCTGCAGAAGATCTTCCCAGAAGCTTCAAAATATG GTATTTGCAAGATCGTATCTCCTTTGACAGCAACAGTTCCTGCAGGCGCTGTGTTGATGAAAGAGAAATCAAATTTTAAGTTCACTACCAGAGTGCAACCCCTTCGACTTGCTGAGTGGGATTCTGATGATAAAGTTACATTCTTCATGAGTGGGAG GAATTATACATTTCGCGATTATGAGAAAATGGCCAACAAGGTATTTGCACGTAGATATTGCAGTGGTGGCTCTCTGCCCGACTCATTCCTGGAGAAAGAATTCTGGAAGGAAATCTTGTGTGGCAAGACTGAATCAGTTGAGTATGCGTGTGATGTAGATGGTAGCGCATTTTCATCTGCACATGGTGACCCGTTAGGAAGCAGCAACTGGAACTTGAAT AAAGTTTCAAGGCTGCCGAAGTCTATCCTGCGCCTTCTTGAAACATCCATTCCG GGAGTCACTGAACCGATGCTTTACATCGGAATGCTATTTAGTATGTTTGCCTGGCATGTTGAGGACCATTATTTGTACAG CATCAATTATCAGCATTGTGGAGCATCGAAAACCTGGTATGGAGTTCCAGGATCTGCAGCTCTAAAATTTGAAAAGGTGGTCAGAGAGTGTGTGTACAATGATGATATTCTATCAACTTGTGGAGAGGATGGAGCCTTTGATGTGCTTCTAGGAAAGACTACTATATTCCCACCTAAGATTCTCTTGGATCATGATGTGCCGGTGTACAAGGCTGTACAGAAACCTGGAGAGTTCGTTGTTACATTCCCTAGGGCTTATCATGCTGGTTTCAGCCACG GTTTTAATTGTGGTGAGGCAGTGAACTTTGCAATGAGTGACTGGTTTCCTTTTGGAGCTATTGCTAGTTGCCGGTATGCTCACCTTAACAGATTGCCATTGCTTCCTCATGAAGAATTGATTTGTAAGGAAGCCATGCTGTTGAACTCAAGTTCCAAACCCGAGAGTTTGGACTTTACACCTACGGAGTTGTCAGGGCAAAGAAACATCAAGACTGCGTTTGTGCACCTGATTCGTTTTCTTCATCTGGCTCGATGGTCTCTAATGAAGTCAGGATTATGCACAGGCCTTGTTTCAAATACATATGGAACCATCGTATGTAGTATGTGTAAACGGGATTGCTACTTGGCGTTTATAAACTGCCATTGCTACTCACATCCCCTCTGTCTCCGTCATG ATGTTAAAAAGCTTGACCTTCCATGCGGGACAACACGTACTCTTTTCTTGAGGGATAACATTGAAGCCCTGGAAGCTGCTGCAGAGAAGTTTGAGAAAGAAGATGGAATTTCAGATATGATTACAACTGATGAAGAGTTATACACATATCCATCTTCAATCACACTTGCAGCTGCAAAAGAAGATGGATATTCACTGTATTCCACTATATACTTCGACTTCAATACCAAGTTAGAGATGACATCTGGAAATCCTGTCATGAGCTACGAAGCAAGTGCTCCTTGTATCTCCTCAGTTACTGATGATTAC cAGGTAAATAGACGAGCTCCTAACTGTAGTAGCAGTAGTGATTCTAAGATCTTGGAAGAAGTAGCAAGCAGCAGTAACAAGAAAACTCGGTTCTTCACTGCGGTTAAAGATGAACCCATAGTTACGGATAATGAAAGTGACGGTTCTGATTCTGAGAGCTTCAGAGTAAAACGCCGTTCATTTAAATTGGAAAACCGAACAGTTGTTCTGGAGACAAGAGACTCTGAACATCATCAG GATCTTAAAAGATTGAAGAGACCGCAGAACTACCATGAAGGAAGGTGTAGTGCTAGTATCAATAGTATTAttaagcaagaagaagaagtggcGTTAGTAATATCAAACAGAAAAGAAACGGATGAGCAGCAAAGTGACGTGATGATGATGAAGGATGAGAGTCATTTTGGAGGGTTTAAACGTTTGAAAGTGAAAGGGTTGATAAAGCCGTAA